Below is a window of Dictyostelium discoideum AX4 chromosome 1 chromosome, whole genome shotgun sequence DNA.
CTTTTAAGAAGGATGGTTGTGAAATACGTTCAAAAACATATTTACCAACTTCACAAACCAATGGACCACCACCAAAGGTTGTACCATGATCACCTGGTTTAATTTCAGAGGCTACTTTATCGCTGACTAAAACTGCACCAATTGGTAAACCACCAGCCAAAGGTTTTGCCAATGTCATTATGTCAGGTTTACACTTTTCAGTATCGAATCTGGTATGAGCCCACAATTGACCTGTTCTACCAATACCACATTGAACCTCATCGACAATTAACAAACAGTCATTCTCTTTACAAAGTTTATAAAGTTGTTGCATGAATTCCACGGTGGCAGCTTCGAGACCACCTTCACCTTGAACCGGTTCAATGATAACGGCACAGGTTTTACTCTTTGACATTAACTTTTTTACACTTTCAATATCGTTATACTCTGCAAAGTGCACACCTGGAACCAAGGGACCATAGATTTCTCTATACTTGGATTTGTGTGTGCAACTAAGTGAGCCCATGGAACGACCAGAGAAACCATGTGAAAATGCTATGATTTCGTGTTTGTCAACTCCACCCTTGGCAATACCAATCTTTTTTGCAAATTTCAATGCTGCTTCATTTGCTTCAGTACCAGAATTTGCAAAGAAAACCTTATCGAATATTGGTGTACTTGCAATCATTGATTGTGCTAATTCAATCGCTGGTTGATTATAGTAGAGATTTGAAAGATGAGTTAACTTTTTCGATTGATTTGCTACAACTTCACTCCAACCATCATTACTATGACCTAATGCATTCACTGCTATACCTGCACCAAAATCTAAATATTTATCACCTTTCATATCATATAACCAACTATCCTTACCATGAGTGAATACAATATCACTAACACGTCCATAGGTATTCATTATAACATTATCatgtaatttaatataatctGATGTACCATCTTTATTATCTCTATCTAATTTAACATTTGTAATACcttctttaaaaattggtttacttgaataatttatttgataaattgatttattaaaacaatttttaattttattaattttatttaatttattaaacattatttaattaattaataattattctttattattatatatatatttgtttaaaaaaaaaaaaaaaaaaaaatgaaaataatttttttaaaaaaaaaaaaaaaaatttctttctAAAAAGTATGTATTAGGAGTgttcacaaaaaaaataaaaaaataaaaaaataaaaaaaaataaaaaaaataaaaataaataaaatttaaaataaaaaaagattttccaaaataaaaaaaaaaaaaaaaaaaaaaaaaatctttgaaaacatcaatatttttatttgtttattttattttattttattttattttattttattgccAACAAatacattgttttttttttatttattttttatttgtaaaatttaaatatcaattgaatctaattcaatttccattttattattattatcattattattgttattggtaATTATTGTATTATCAGGTTGTGAtaaatttttactattaaaatcatcaccataattttttcttgtactattattattattacaaacaccactattactactactactactacttttTATACCAGAtgtatcaccaccaccaccacgaGTTGATGATGAAACAGTTGTGATTGatattttacttttaattttagtaacAAAGAATGATTCAGTCCAAGCGTTTCTAGCAATTTCAGAAGTACcaaaaattccaaaaaataaaattccaaAGAATCtaattaaaaagtaaaacaTAAAgtaagaattaaaatttggacCAACTGTATAACATTCATCTAATGGATTTTCACTAGTTAATAAACATAAAATATAATCTTCAACaccttttttataaaaatcatattttgattcagaatcaaaataaaatacaaataagTAAATTAAAGATGCTGAAACTGTAACTACTAATACAAATGGTTTAAGTTCTCTAATTACAACTTTACTATCTTTTAATGATACATTTTTAGATatctaaaataaatgaaaaaaattagtttgttagttatatattttattattttttttttttattttttttttacttactttataaatttcaaaaattacaCCACAAATACTTAAAACACCTAATAAAAGTGCAATACCACATGGTATCCAAAAGATTGCAACAACATACCATCTATCTCTCATCCAACATTCTAAGAAACCATTTCCACCTTGAAATTTTTTAGCTGAtgctaaaattattaaagttaCTACAGTGAATGATAAATTaccaatcaaaaaataacgaaaatttggtaatttaaattgcttaatttttgaatataaAACAATTCCCATCGTCATTGACCAAAGAACACATAATGTTATACCAATATGAAAGATTGATCCTGTGAATCCACATAGTGAATCAACACGTTGTGTGGCAACTCTACCTGGTTCTGGACATAACTGTTTTTCAATTCCGACAccataattaataatatcactTAAATAGATAAACGAGCTTCCAATTGCCATTAATGCAATGCATACATtgtattttgatttttttttaattaagaGCCCAAATGTAATAACATTGAAAAGTGATAACACAAAACTTATTGATGACATTGCTTTTGACATATTAATAACACTATCCATTTGACGTTTTGTGTAATTTGGTATTGGACATGGCAATACACAATTGGTGGGCGTCAAATATGTGTAGCCCCTTTTCTCTGCATATTGGGGATCTGTGGAATTTTTCAATAGTAATGGGTACGGACATGATTCTAAAAATCCAACATTCTCTTGCACCTTATTCTTTTCATAATTTATTTCTGTGTCTATACATGGCACCATATACATACCGCCATTGGCAGTGTACCCATATTTAGTTAAATTATAGAAAGTTCCAATTTTTGGGAACAAAAAACTAATAGAACAGTCAATTTGTATAGCAAGTTGAGGACACCCAATTAACATTCTTTCACAAACTGATTTACACACTCTTTGTGGTAACGATATATTATAACCTGGTGTTATTTTTGGTGTTGTTTCAATACATGGTGATAATGCTGAATCACACATTCCAAAttctataaaatttaaatctttacaaATTCCTTGTGAAAATGTTAAAGATTGA
It encodes the following:
- the argD gene encoding acetylornithine 5-aminotransferase, with translation MFNKLNKINKIKNCFNKSIYQINYSSKPIFKEGITNVKLDRDNKDGTSDYIKLHDNVIMNTYGRVSDIVFTHGKDSWLYDMKGDKYLDFGAGIAVNALGHSNDGWSEVVANQSKKLTHLSNLYYNQPAIELAQSMIASTPIFDKVFFANSGTEANEAALKFAKKIGIAKGGVDKHEIIAFSHGFSGRSMGSLSCTHKSKYREIYGPLVPGVHFAEYNDIESVKKLMSKSKTCAVIIEPVQGEGGLEAATVEFMQQLYKLCKENDCLLIVDEVQCGIGRTGQLWAHTRFDTEKCKPDIMTLAKPLAGGLPIGAVLVSDKVASEIKPGDHGTTFGGGPLVCEVGKYVFERISQPSFLKEVQEKGKYLTDGLKKLKDQFPNSILEIRTVGGLFVGIQLDHNVSDLVSYAKSQKILIINAGDDVIRFCPPLTITKQEIDQLLLVLKNYLIKVNSNKK
- the fslD gene encoding G-protein-coupled receptor family protein (Similar to GPCR); its protein translation is MINKFKFYLIFLKLILILVNCQNSLNDYGFGIVDESSICTSYIGDELCKNRLSNSESIYTTPGGGGGGGIDKLSQISTLPILQKGFQSLTFSQGICKDLNFIEFGMCDSALSPCIETTPKITPGYNISLPQRVCKSVCERMLIGCPQLAIQIDCSISFLFPKIGTFYNLTKYGYTANGGMYMVPCIDTEINYEKNKVQENVGFLESCPYPLLLKNSTDPQYAEKRGYTYLTPTNCVLPCPIPNYTKRQMDSVINMSKAMSSISFVLSLFNVITFGLLIKKKSKYNVCIALMAIGSSFIYLSDIINYGVGIEKQLCPEPGRVATQRVDSLCGFTGSIFHIGITLCVLWSMTMGIVLYSKIKQFKLPNFRYFLIGNLSFTVVTLIILASAKKFQGGNGFLECWMRDRWYVVAIFWIPCGIALLLGVLSICGVIFEIYKISKNVSLKDSKVVIRELKPFVLVVTVSASLIYLFVFYFDSESKYDFYKKGVEDYILCLLTSENPLDECYTVGPNFNSYFMFYFLIRFFGILFFGIFGTSEIARNAWTESFFVTKIKSKISITTVSSSTRGGGGDTSGIKSSSSSSNSGVCNNNNSTRKNYGDDFNSKNLSQPDNTIITNNNNNDNNNKMEIELDSIDI